A DNA window from Suncus etruscus isolate mSunEtr1 chromosome 8, mSunEtr1.pri.cur, whole genome shotgun sequence contains the following coding sequences:
- the PATE1 gene encoding prostate and testis expressed protein 1 gives MNKTFLLGLSALLCCFREIIQCRLCHIQFPGEKCSRGRGVCTGTKEDACITGKIFKNDGTLWLTFMGCEKNCANVNDVRWSVFLVNFQCCRSHDLCNEDL, from the exons ATGAACAAGACGTTCCTGCTGGGTCTTTCTGCCCTGCTCTGCTGCTTCAGAG aaatcaTCCAGTGTCGCTTGTGCCACATCCAGTTTCCCGGAGAAAAGTGCTCCCGAGGTCGAGGAGTATGCACAGGGACCAAAGAAGATGCCTGCATCACTGGGAAGATTTTTAAGA ATGATGGGACTCTCTGGCTGACCTTCATGGGTTGTGAAAAGAACTGTGCTAACGTGAATGATGTCAGATGGAGTGTCTTTCTGGTGAACTTCCAGTGCTGCCGGAGCCATGACTTGTGCAACGAAGATCTCTAA